A genome region from Nitrospira sp. includes the following:
- a CDS encoding ribonuclease HII has product MAGTPNPTIGGPTEEFEVEAWCRGYRHIAGLDEAGRGPLAGPVVAAAVVLPRRCRLLGLNDSKQVGEADRIRLFAEIVRRAIGVGIGAATEAEIDRLNILQATRVAMQRALQALPFPPDFLLLDAVTLSGLSVPQRSIIKGDGLSCSIAAASIIAKVMRDRVMVEYHRWYPQYNFAEHKGYGTPEHLRLLREHGPCSIHRRSFAPVQHLCAGDAGTGCSAVAQV; this is encoded by the coding sequence TTGGCTGGTACTCCGAACCCGACGATAGGAGGCCCCACCGAGGAATTTGAGGTGGAGGCTTGGTGTCGCGGGTACCGGCATATAGCCGGGCTCGATGAGGCCGGGCGTGGGCCTCTCGCCGGTCCCGTCGTCGCGGCTGCGGTGGTGTTGCCGCGTCGATGCCGTCTGCTAGGCCTGAACGATTCCAAGCAGGTCGGGGAGGCGGACCGTATTCGACTGTTCGCTGAAATCGTTCGTCGGGCCATCGGCGTTGGCATCGGCGCTGCGACGGAGGCGGAGATCGATCGGTTGAACATCCTTCAGGCGACCCGGGTGGCGATGCAGCGTGCTCTCCAGGCATTGCCGTTTCCGCCGGATTTCTTGCTGCTGGATGCCGTGACGCTCTCCGGGCTGTCGGTTCCTCAACGTTCCATCATCAAGGGCGATGGCCTTTCCTGCTCCATTGCGGCCGCCTCGATCATCGCGAAGGTGATGCGTGATCGCGTGATGGTTGAGTATCACCGTTGGTATCCCCAATATAATTTTGCCGAACACAAAGGCTACGGGACTCCGGAGCACCTCCGTCTGCTCCGGGAGCACGGGCCTTGTTCGATCCATCGCCGGAGTTTTGCGCCGGTGCAGCACCTCTGTGCCGGTGATGCCGGGACGGGGTGTTCCGCTGTCGCCCAGGTTTGA
- the rplS gene encoding 50S ribosomal protein L19 translates to MNRLERIQRSLTKKTTPKFEIGDTVRVHVKVVEGEKERIQVYEGTVIARKGTLNSETFTVRKLSYNVGVERTFPIHSPNVAKVDVVRQGRVRRAKLYYLRTKKGKFAKVEDREFKVESKAQAAAKLEAAAAATAAKA, encoded by the coding sequence ATGAATCGGCTAGAACGGATCCAACGATCCTTAACCAAGAAAACGACGCCCAAGTTCGAGATCGGGGATACTGTTCGTGTCCACGTGAAGGTGGTCGAAGGTGAAAAAGAGCGTATCCAGGTGTATGAGGGGACGGTCATCGCCAGAAAAGGCACGCTCAATAGCGAAACCTTTACCGTGCGCAAGCTGTCCTACAACGTCGGCGTCGAGCGGACGTTCCCCATCCACTCACCCAATGTGGCGAAGGTCGATGTCGTCCGCCAAGGGCGCGTACGCCGGGCCAAGCTCTACTATCTGCGCACCAAGAAGGGCAAGTTTGCCAAGGTGGAAGATCGTGAGTTTAAGGTCGAGAGCAAGGCACAGGCAGCGGCCAAGCTTGAGGCGGCCGCAGCAGCCACGGCTGCGAAGGCCTGA